Part of the Odocoileus virginianus isolate 20LAN1187 ecotype Illinois chromosome 27, Ovbor_1.2, whole genome shotgun sequence genome is shown below.
CAGACCGGCTGCAGGCTAGGGCCCTGCCAGGCGATGACCCAGACCAGAAGGTCTTCCTGGCAGTGCTGGGCCTGCAGCACGTGGAGGATGTGCGGCCCACACCGGCTGAGGAGCCGCCACCGGATGACAACCAGGCGATCCAGCTCCAGGCACTGCGGTGCCAGCTACCTCAGGAGCCTGGCTGCGCCGGCCTGCTCAGCCTGGCCCCCTTTGACGCCGCTGCCCTGGGCGGGGCACTCGCCGTCCTGCCAGCCGCCGCGGACAGCATGAAGCACCTGGCCCTACAGCCCTTCCAGAAGGGCTTCATCATCCAGCCCGACAGCAGCATCGTGGTAAAGCCCATCTCTGGGGAGCCAGCCATTGAGCTGGCGGACATCCAGCAGATCCTGAAAATGGCAGCAGCCGCACCACCACAGGTCGGCCTCCCGCCGCTGGCCAAGGCGCCTGCCGCGCCGCTGCAGGCCGTCTTCAAGCACATGCCCCCTCTGAAACCAAAGCCCCTGGCCGCTCCGCGCACGGTGGTGGCCACGTCCACGCCCCCGCCCCTGGTCAACACCCAGCAGGCCTCCCCGGGCTGCGTCAGCCCCAGCCTGCCCCCGCCACCACTGAAGCTCCTCAAGGGCACGGTGGAGGCGGCCCCCGGCACCCACCTGCTGCCGCCCAAGTCGGGGGCACAGCTCTTCCTACAGCCACCACGCCTCGAGCTGCCTGGCCAGGCCGAGGTGAAGACGCAGCTGGAgcaggacagcctcctggaggcGCTGCTGCCGCTGAGCGTGGAGGCCAAGATCAAGCAGGAGATCACAGAGGGGGACCTCAAGGCTATCATGACGGGCCCTGGTGGCAAGAAGGCGCCGGCCATGCGCAAGGTGCTCTACCCCTGCCGCTTCTGCAACCAGGTCTTCGCCTTCTCCGGGGTGCTGCGCGCACACGTGCGCTCCCACCTGGGCATCTCGCCCTACCAGTGCAACATCTGCGACTACATCGCTGCCGACAAGGCCGCGCTCATCCGCCACCTGCGCACGCACAGCGGTGAGCGGCCCTACATCTGCAAGATCTGCCACTACCCCTTCACGGTCAAGGCGAACTGCGAGCGGCACCTGCGCAAGAAGCACCTCAAGGCCACGCGCAAGGACATCGAGAAGAACATCGAGTACGTGACGAGCAGCGCGGCCGAGCTGGTGGACGCCTTCTGCTCCCCGGACACCGTGTGCCGGCTGTGCGGCGAGGACCTGAAGCACTACCGCGCGCTCCGCATCCACATGCGCGCGCACTGCGGCCGCGGCCTGGGCGGCTGCCCCAAGACCCGCAAGCCCTTTGAGTGCAAGGAGTGCAGCGCCGCCTTCTCAGCCAAGCGCAACTGCATCCACCACGTGCTCAAGCAGCACCTGCACGTGCCCGAGCGCGACATCGAGAGCTACGTCCTGGCGGCCGACGGCCTGGGCCCCGCCGACACGCCCGCCGAGGCCCCGGGCCGCGGCGACGAGGGCGAGCACAAGCCCCTGGCCGCCTTCCTGGAGCCCCAGAATGGCTTTCTTCCCGCGGGCCCCGCACAGCCTCTGCCCCCTCACGTTGCCGTCAAAGTGGAGCCAGCCAGCAACTTTGCCGCTGAATTCAACGAGCCCCTGGACTTCTCCCAGAAGGGCCTGGCCCTGATCCAGGTGAAGCAGGAGAACGCGGCTGCCTTCCTGAGCCCCTCTGCCCCCTATGACTGCTCCATGGAGCCCATCGACCTGTCCATCCCCAAGAACTTCCGGAGAGGAGACAAGGACGCAGCTGCTCCTGGGGAGGCCAAGAAGCTTGAGCAGGAACCCGGGAGCAGCGAGCAGGCCTCCCCTGGCCCACCGGCCTGCCCCGCGCTGCCGTCGACTTTGGGCGCCAGCGGGCCCCTGGAGAAGCCAGGGGTCCCGGCCGCAGCATCCTCGGCAGCCAGCCCTCTGGAGGCCGCGGCGCTGCCCCTGCAGGGCCCCGTTCAACTCGCCGTGCCCCTCTACTCCTCAGCCCTGGTCAACAGCTCTCCACTCTTGGGCACCTCCACCCTCGGCAGCCCAGCCTTGCTGCGGCCACTGCGCCCCAAGCCCCCCCTGCTCTTGCCAAAGCCCCCCGTGACGGACGAACTGCCCCCGCTGGCCTCCATTGCCCAGATCATCTCATCCGTGTCCTCGGCCCCCACCTTGCTGAAGACCAAGGTGGCCGACGCAGGGCCGACGGGAACCGGCAGTACTGCCGCGGCCTCAGACAGTGTCGGGGATGCCCTCCCCAAAGCCACCACCGACGTCACCAGCCCAAAAGAATCCAGTGACTCATCCCCCTCCACCAACAGCCCAGAGGCAGCCTCGCCGACTGAGCAGGGACCAGCCGGCTTGTCGAAGAAGAGGGGCCGGAAGAGGGGGACACGGAGCCGGGCACGCAGCAGCGGCGGGGTGGACCTAGACTCCAGCGGGGAGTTTGCCAGCATCGAGAAGATGCTGGCCACCACGGACACCAACAAGTTCAGCCCGTTTCTGCAGAGTGCGGAGGATGATGCCCAGGACGAGGTGGCCGCAGCCCCCACAGATCACAACGGGCCCAGCGACGAGGAGCAGGGCAGCCCGCCCGAGGACAGGCTGCTGAGGGCGAAGCGCAACTCGTACGCCAACTGCCTGCAGAAGATCAACTGCCCGCACTGCTCGCGGGTCTTCCCCTGGGCCAGCTCCCTGCAGAGGCACATGCTCACGCACACTGGTAAGAGGGCTGGCGGAGAGGGGGGGGGGGCGCCCTGgcagccctcctccccaccccaattcCCAGCTTGTCCTCCTCTTCAGACCCAGGGGTTGGGGGGGCTTGTCTGATGGCCCAAGATTCTGTAACCAGAATGGCCTGTCTCAGTTGTCTGGTCCTCCAAGGGCGGCTGGCAAAGGGAGGTGTTGGGGTGTTTTCAGGTGCGGTGGTCCTGGGCCATCTTGTCCCTCAGTTGGGAGGAGGCAGCTAGGGGCATGGGGACTTTGACAGAAGAATTTGCATCCTCAAGGCAACTTTTAAAActgcaaacataaaaaaaaaaaacctgcaaacaTTCTGTGACGTTCTTTTGATTGTTGTGTATTCTAAAGGAAAATATTGCAGATTGTGCAGCCACTTTTCAGTTCACTGAGGCGATCACACCTTCTGACTATCGTGATCATCAGTGACAGACtagttttagaatttaaaaaactttttatttgtacTAAAGTAGATTGTTCCAGAGAAATATGCGAATATATTCTTCTAAGTAACAGGTTTAAGTTGTCAAATAGATAGCCCCagagtatttttcaaatgttttcatataTTGGTTTTTAAAGAGAAGTTTAAGATAAGAAATACACTTTAAATAATTTGACATCAGGTGGTTAGTGGTCAGGTGACCATGCAACTCCCATCTTAATTCTGAGTCACTGAGGATTCAAACAGGATTTATATCTTTGAACTAAGGACAGTTTGGGTGAGATTCTTAACCTTTTGGAGATGACCACACAAATATTAATTGATTGGACCTGAAACACAAAAGAGTTGTATGGTACAGAACTGCCTGATAAAATACAGGATACCAGTTAAGTCTTGGAGTTCAAATaagcaacaaataatttttagtgtATGCGTCTCCCATGCACTG
Proteins encoded:
- the RREB1 gene encoding ras-responsive element-binding protein 1 isoform X2, giving the protein MTSSSPIGLEGSDLSSINTMMSAVMSVGKVAENGGSPQSIKSPTKPPGPNRIGRRNQETKEEKSSYNCPLCEKVCTTQHQLTMHIRQHNTDTGGADHSCSICGKSLSSASSLDRHMLVHSGERPYKCTVCGQSFTTNGNMHRHMKIHEKDPNSSPAAAPPSPLKRRRLSSKRKLSHDAESEKEDPAPAKKMVEDGQLGDAERKAEEVFHCPLCFKEFVCKYGLETHMETHSDNPLRCDVCCVTFRTHRGLLRHNALVHKQLPRDAVGRPFIQNNPAIPAGFHDLGFTDFSCRKFPRISQAWCETNLRRCISEQHRFICDTCDKAFPMLSSLTLHKQTHVAADQGPDRLQARALPGDDPDQKVFLAVLGLQHVEDVRPTPAEEPPPDDNQAIQLQALRCQLPQEPGCAGLLSLAPFDAAALGGALAVLPAAADSMKHLALQPFQKGFIIQPDSSIVVKPISGEPAIELADIQQILKMAAAAPPQVGLPPLAKAPAAPLQAVFKHMPPLKPKPLAAPRTVVATSTPPPLVNTQQASPGCVSPSLPPPPLKLLKGTVEAAPGTHLLPPKSGAQLFLQPPRLELPGQAEVKTQLEQDSLLEALLPLSVEAKIKQEITEGDLKAIMTGPGGKKAPAMRKVLYPCRFCNQVFAFSGVLRAHVRSHLGISPYQCNICDYIAADKAALIRHLRTHSGERPYICKICHYPFTVKANCERHLRKKHLKATRKDIEKNIEYVTSSAAELVDAFCSPDTVCRLCGEDLKHYRALRIHMRAHCGRGLGGCPKTRKPFECKECSAAFSAKRNCIHHVLKQHLHVPERDIESYVLAADGLGPADTPAEAPGRGDEGEHKPLAAFLEPQNGFLPAGPAQPLPPHVAVKVEPASNFAAEFNEPLDFSQKGLALIQVKQENAAAFLSPSAPYDCSMEPIDLSIPKNFRRGDKDAAAPGEAKKLEQEPGSSEQASPGPPACPALPSTLGASGPLEKPGVPAAASSAASPLEAAALPLQGPVQLAVPLYSSALVNSSPLLGTSTLGSPALLRPLRPKPPLLLPKPPVTDELPPLASIAQIISSVSSAPTLLKTKVADAGPTGTGSTAAASDSVGDALPKATTDVTSPKESSDSSPSTNSPEAASPTEQGPAGLSKKRGRKRGTRSRARSSGGVDLDSSGEFASIEKMLATTDTNKFSPFLQSAEDDAQDEVAAAPTDHNGPSDEEQGSPPEDRLLRAKRNSYANCLQKINCPHCSRVFPWASSLQRHMLTHTDSQSDAEASAAGSEVLDLTAREPSVPTPDGSSEPSPAAAPAREDPPGGAQKAAEQVAAEEDVQPEEEDAQPAEEEEGEEECAEEEPAEVANGPEEDTVSNKSLDLNLANTLMGFKLAEGEAGAQDHKHACHVCGKSFKFLGTLSRHRKAHDREEPSDESAPHREHEGPPPAVPEPPTPDPLAEAEATPEAPVEKQSEAAEGPSDGDGDGEVPNEKRPLEKSDDDKKPKIDAPRSAASKADKRKKVCSVCSKRFWSLQDLTRHMRSHTGERPYKCQTCERTFTLKHSLVRHQRVHQKARHAKHHGKDSDREERAEEDSESESAHSGAHPASEGEADAGLHAGAHMALTRSRRESLAAKDAGRREERTAGASQAAASRSMPRAAAAGSPREPAPQGDPGQESPSGLLQDLLELPGRRPAHPLLPTADSASLLGLE
- the RREB1 gene encoding ras-responsive element-binding protein 1 isoform X1, producing MTSSSPIGLEGSDLSSINTMMSAVMSVGKVAENGGSPQSIKSPTKPPGPNRIGRRNQETKEEKSSYNCPLCEKVCTTQHQLTMHIRQHNTDTGGADHSCSICGKSLSSASSLDRHMLVHSGERPYKCTVCGQSFTTNGNMHRHMKIHEKDPNSSPAAAPPSPLKRRRLSSKRKLSHDAESEKEDPAPAKKMVEDGQLGDAERKAEEVFHCPLCFKEFVCKYGLETHMETHSDNPLRCDVCCVTFRTHRGLLRHNALVHKQLPRDAVGRPFIQNNPAIPAGFHDLGFTDFSCRKFPRISQAWCETNLRRCISEQHRFICDTCDKAFPMLSSLTLHKQTHVAADQGPDRLQARALPGDDPDQKVFLAVLGLQHVEDVRPTPAEEPPPDDNQAIQLQALRCQLPQEPGCAGLLSLAPFDAAALGGALAVLPAAADSMKHLALQPFQKGFIIQPDSSIVVKPISGEPAIELADIQQILKMAAAAPPQVGLPPLAKAPAAPLQAVFKHMPPLKPKPLAAPRTVVATSTPPPLVNTQQASPGCVSPSLPPPPLKLLKGTVEAAPGTHLLPPKSGAQLFLQPPRLELPGQAEVKTQLEQDSLLEALLPLSVEAKIKQEITEGDLKAIMTGPGGKKAPAMRKVLYPCRFCNQVFAFSGVLRAHVRSHLGISPYQCNICDYIAADKAALIRHLRTHSGERPYICKICHYPFTVKANCERHLRKKHLKATRKDIEKNIEYVTSSAAELVDAFCSPDTVCRLCGEDLKHYRALRIHMRAHCGRGLGGCPKTRKPFECKECSAAFSAKRNCIHHVLKQHLHVPERDIESYVLAADGLGPADTPAEAPGRGDEGEHKPLAAFLEPQNGFLPAGPAQPLPPHVAVKVEPASNFAAEFNEPLDFSQKGLALIQVKQENAAAFLSPSAPYDCSMEPIDLSIPKNFRRGDKDAAAPGEAKKLEQEPGSSEQASPGPPACPALPSTLGASGPLEKPGVPAAASSAASPLEAAALPLQGPVQLAVPLYSSALVNSSPLLGTSTLGSPALLRPLRPKPPLLLPKPPVTDELPPLASIAQIISSVSSAPTLLKTKVADAGPTGTGSTAAASDSVGDALPKATTDVTSPKESSDSSPSTNSPEAASPTEQGPAGLSKKRGRKRGTRSRARSSGGVDLDSSGEFASIEKMLATTDTNKFSPFLQSAEDDAQDEVAAAPTDHNGPSDEEQGSPPEDRLLRAKRNSYANCLQKINCPHCSRVFPWASSLQRHMLTHTGQKPFPCQKCGAFFSTKSNCERHQLRKHGVTACSLRRNGLIPQSKESDGARDSTDSQSDAEASAAGSEVLDLTAREPSVPTPDGSSEPSPAAAPAREDPPGGAQKAAEQVAAEEDVQPEEEDAQPAEEEEGEEECAEEEPAEVANGPEEDTVSNKSLDLNLANTLMGFKLAEGEAGAQDHKHACHVCGKSFKFLGTLSRHRKAHDREEPSDESAPHREHEGPPPAVPEPPTPDPLAEAEATPEAPVEKQSEAAEGPSDGDGDGEVPNEKRPLEKSDDDKKPKIDAPRSAASKADKRKKVCSVCSKRFWSLQDLTRHMRSHTGERPYKCQTCERTFTLKHSLVRHQRVHQKARHAKHHGKDSDREERAEEDSESESAHSGAHPASEGEADAGLHAGAHMALTRSRRESLAAKDAGRREERTAGASQAAASRSMPRAAAAGSPREPAPQGDPGQESPSGLLQDLLELPGRRPAHPLLPTADSASLLGLE